A part of Tigriopus californicus strain San Diego chromosome 10, Tcal_SD_v2.1, whole genome shotgun sequence genomic DNA contains:
- the LOC131889066 gene encoding uncharacterized protein LOC131889066: protein MFPKTVLILLCTSIAGFLALPQQYPDGQSPSPNQQGYLLPADAETLLAQPLSLGFSCEAREYGYYADVSNNCQIFHICLPIEDDAGSVIETAQWSFICGNGTIFDQQTLTCNYELDAVPCDAAESLYNTVEFGKLVPDSDY from the coding sequence ATGTTTCCCAAGACCGTATTGATCCTTCTTTGCACTTCTATTGCGGGTTTCTTAGCTCTGCCTCAACAATATCCTGATGGACAAAGCCCCAGCCCCAATCAACAAGGTTACCTCCTACCTGCCGATGCTGAGACCTTATTAGCCCAGCCTTTATCTTTGGGATTCTCTTGTGAGGCTAGGGAGTACGGCTATTATGCGGATGTGAGCAACAACTGCCAGATCTTCCATATTTGCTTGCCTATTGAGGATGACGCAGGGTCTGTGATTGAAACGGCTCAATGGTCGTTCATTTGTGGCAATGGAACCATCTTTGACCAACAAACACTGACCTGCAACTACGAGCTGGATGCCGTGCCTTGTGATGCGGCCGAATCGTTGTACAACACGGTTGAATTCGGTAAACTTGTGCCCGACTCCGACTACTGA